A window of Streptomyces sp. NBC_00878 genomic DNA:
CACCGGCAGAGCCACGCCTCTCGACCGGGTGCTCGCGCTCATCGAGCGGGCCGGGAACGCCCTGCCCAACCCGGTCGTCCTGTTCGCCGCCCTGTTCCTCCTGCTGGCGGTCGTCTCCACCGCGCTCGACCTGGGCGGAGTCTCCGTCAAGGTCCCCGGCGGCGACGAGACCAAGCACATCACCGGCCTGCTCACCGGCGAGGGCGTCGGCTGGCTGGTGGAGAACCTCGTCGTCAACTTCGCCACCTTCCCCCCGATCGGCGCCGTACTGGTGCTGATCATGGTGGTGGGGCTCTGCGAGAAGACGGGCCTGCTGGAGACCCTGATGCGGGCGACCCTGGCCAGGGTGCCCCGCCCGGTGCTGCCGTACGCGGTGGCGCTCATCGCCAGCCAGGCGCACATGATGAGCGACGTCGCCGCCATCGTGCTGCCCCCGCTCGCCGCCCTGGTCTTCAAGAGCGCGGGACGTCACCCCGTCGCGGGCCTCATCGGCGGCTTCGCCTGTGTCACCGCCGGCTACGCGGCCGGGTTCACCATCGGCTCCCTCGACGCCCTGTACGTCGGCATCACCCAGCAGGCGGCCTCGGTGCTCCCGGCCGCCGAAGGCCTCGACATCCATCTGCTCATCAACTACTTCTTCACGGCCGCGAGCAGCCTCGTACTGGCCGCGGTGGGCGGATTCCTCATCAGCCGCGTCCTGGAACCCCGGCTCGGAACCTACGAGCCCGCCGGCGAGGAGCCCGAGGACCGCGACCTGACCCTCACCCCGGTCCAGCGGCGGGCACTGCTGCGCACCGCGCTGGTCGTCATCGTCTACCTGGCCGGCGTGCTCTCCCTGTGGCTGCCGGAGGGCGCGCCGCTGCGCGGCGAGGGCGGGGCCTTCGTGCCCTCGCCGCTGCTCTCCGGCATCGTCCCCGTCCTGTTCGGCGCCTTCCTGCTGGCCGGACTGACGTACGGCTTCAGCGTGAAGCAGCTGACCAAGGCCGAGGACGTGACCAACGCCGTCACCGAGTCGGTGAAGACCATGTCCGGCTACCTCGTGATGATGTTCGTCGCCGCCCAGGTCATCGCCCTGTTCACCTGGTCGAACGTCGGTGTGCTGCTGGCGGTGAAGGGCGCCGCGCTGTTCGACTCGATGGGCGTGACCGGCTTCTGGGCGATCCTGGTGTTCGTCCTGCTGGTCTCCTGCCTCAACCTGTTCATCCTCTCCGGCTCGGCCCTGTGGTCCCTGGTCGGACCGGTCTTCGTCCCCGCGTTCATGCTCATGGGGATGAGCCCGGCGCTCACCCAGGCCGCCTTCCGGATCGGTGACTCGGCGACCGGCGTGATCACCCCGATGAACCCCTATGTGTTCCTGATCCTGGCGATGCTCCGCCAGTACGAGCCCGACGCCAAGCTCGGCACGCTCATCTCCCGGCTCGCCATCTTCGTGGTGCCGTTCATGCTGGTGTGGCTGGCGATCCTGGGCGTCTTCTACGGCTTCGACCTGCCGCTCGGACCCGGCGCCCACATCGGTCTGAAGTGACCCCCGCACACGACAGGCCGACTCCACCGGTGAGATCCGGTGGAGTCGGCCACGTGTCGTCGGCTCGCGCGACGACGACGGCGATGGCGACGGCACAGAAGGTTCTCGTACGCCGTCCGCGCCGCCTCGCCTCAGCCGCGAGCCGTCCATTCCAGCACGACCTTGGCGAACTCCTCGGGCAGCTGCTCCGGGACGGGGACATGGCCGCCGGACAGGACCCGCGTCTCGCAGCCGAGCGCCGCGGCGAACTTCTCCAGCCCGGGCAGCGAGTAGTGGTCCCCCGGGGCACAGACAGCGAGCGTACGGGCCGTGATGAGCGGCAGCCGCTGGTCCATGCCGTACCGCCGGACCGCCTCGTGGCCCTCCTCGACCCGGTCGAGGACGGTCAGCGCGTCGACCATGAACCGGTTCAGAGCCGCCTCCTGGCCCTCTGCGTAGAAGCCGCGGCGCCGGTTCCAGAGCTCCACCAGGTGTGATCCGTCCGGCCGGGGCACGACGTGGTCGACGGGCTTGCGCCCGGCCGCCGTACGGCGTTTCTCGTCGTCGATGAAGGCCGTGGCCGAGAGCAGCAGGCTGGATACGCGGTCCTGGTAGCGGGCGGCGAGTTCGACCGCGACGACTCCGCCCGTGTGGTGTCCGACCAGATGGAAGCGTTCCAGCCCAAGAGCTTCGATCAGTGCGCCGGCGGCGTCGGCGAAACGCTCGATGGAGTGCGGTCCGGCCGGTTTCGCGGAGGCGCCGAAGCCCAGGGTGTCCATGGCGACGGCCCGGTGCGCCGTGCCGACCAGGGGCAGCACGTCGAGGTACTCGGTCCAGGAGCGCGGGGTCTGGTGGAGCAGCAGGACGGGCTCGCCGGTACCGCACTCCACGTAGTGCAACTGCCCGAAGGGGCTGGGTGCGTAGCCCCTTCGCAGGGCGTCCGTCAGGGGACTGACTATCGCGGGTGTGCCCGGCGTGGGCGTGTCAGTCATAGGGGGTTCGCCTTTCCGCGGGGGGAGGGGAGGAGAGCCGGCAGTACGGAGGCGCCGACGCTCTCGATCAGTTCGGTGGGCGGGTCGTAGGAGCCGACGTGCTGGAGCAGGACGCCGGTGACTCCGGAGGCGTGCAGGGCGTGGAGGCGTTCCGCGATCCGGGCCGGGGAGCCGAAGAGGCAGAACTCCTCGGCGAAGCGGAGCACGGCCTCGTCGCTGATCCAGGCCGAGCAGATCTCGACGGCCGCGGCCCAGTCCTCGGCGTGCACCAGGTCCGGGTAGACCCCCTTCACCTCCGCCGGGACGTCGACCTCGATCCCCGCCAGGGCGAGGAAGGGCGCTCCGCCGTTCTGGGCGATCGACGCGCAGATCGGCTTGAGGAGTCGTGCCTCGGCCGCGACGTCGTCGGTGACCGCGCAGAACGCGGACACGGTCAGCGGGATCGCGTGGGCCGCGCGGCCCGCCGCCTCGGCGCCCTCCCGGACCCGGGCGGTGGCGCTCGCGAGGGTGGTCGGCGAGATGCCGCTGAGGAGGATGACGCCGTCGGCGATCTCACCGGCGAGCCGCAGGTTCTTCGGCCCGCTCGCGGCGAGGTGCAGCGGCACCCCGGGCCCGGGGTCGCGCAGCCGCGAGCGGACCCTGCCCTCGAACTCCCACTCCTCGCCGTCGAGCAGGGCGCGCAGCATGCCGATGCCCTCGCGCATCGCTGCCGAGGTCGTCTGGCGAAGGCCGACCGGACCGACCGAGCTGTTGCCGACGCCGAGACCGAGCGTGAATCTGCCGGGCGCGAGTTCGGCCACGCTGCGGGCGGCTGACGCGACGACGGCGGGGTGCCTCGTCGCCAGGTTGGTGACCGCCGTCCCGAGGCCGATGCGCTCGGTGCCCAGAGCGGCGGCGGTCAGTGTGGTGAACACATCGCGCCACAGCAGTTGGGAGTCGGGGAACCAGGCGTCGTCGAAGCCGAGGGTTTCCGCGCGGCGGACCGTGTCGACCACGCGGTCGGCCCGGTCGCACGGGGGGATGCGTATGCCTACGCGCAGCGGCTGCACCGGCTGCACCGGGTGCTTCGCCGGATGGGTTGTTCGATTGCTGCGGGTCCGCTGTGGCTGGGCGCGCAGTTCCCCGCGCCCCTGGTAGGGCGCCGTCATTTTTGCACCCTTGCCGCCAGGTCCAGGGCCACGTCCGTGATCATGTCCTCCTGGCCGCCGACCATTCGGCGACGGCCGACCTCGACGAGGATGGCGCGCGTGTCGAGCTCGTAGCGGGCCGCAGCCGTTTCGGCGTGGCGGAGGAAGCTGGAGTACACGCCCGCGTAGCCGAGGCTCAGGGTTTCGCGGTCCACGCGCACCGGCCTGTCCTGGAGCGGGCGGACGAGATCGTCGGCCGCGTCCATGAGCGGGAAGAGGTCGCAGCCGTGCTCCCAGCCCATCAGGTCGGCCACCGCGACGAACGCTTCCAGGGGGCAGTTCCCGGCCCCGGCGCCCTGCCCGGCCAGCGAGGCGTCGACGCGGGTGACGCCGCACTCCACGGCGACCACGCTGTTGGCCACGCCCAGGCCCAGGTTGTGGTGGGCGTGTATGCCCAGTTCCGTTTCGGGGGACAGGACGTCCCGGTAGGCGTGGAAGCGGTCGCGGACGCCGTCCATGGTGAGCCGGCCGCCGGAGTCCGTGACGTACACGCAGTGGGCGCCGTAGGACTCCATCAGCCGTGCCTGGGCGGCCAGTTCGGCCGGTTCGGCCATGTGGGACATCATCAGGAACCCGGCCACGTCCATGCCCAGCTCCCGGGCGGCGGCGATGTGCTGGGCGGAGATGTCGGCCTCGGTGCAGTGCGTGGCCACCCGCACCGAACGGATGCCCAGCGAGTGGGCCTGTTTGAGGTCGTGGACGGTTCCGATGCCAGGCAGCAGGAGGGTGGTCGGGATCGAGTGGCGTACGGCGTCGCAGACCGCTTCGATCCACTCCCAGTCGGTGTGGGCGCCGACTCCGTAGGTGATGCTGGAACCCGACAGGCCGTCACCGTGCGAGACCTCGATGGCGCGGACCCCCGCTTCGTCGAGGGCGGAGGCGATGGTGCGGGCCTGCTCGACGGTGTAGCGGTGCCGGATGGCGTGCATGCCGTCGCGCAGGGTGACGTCCTGGATGTACAGCGGGGCTGACTGGCCGGAGGCTTCTCGGGTGGAGGCTTCTTGGGTGGTCATCGGGACGCCTCCGCGGTCGTTCCTGCGTGGTGTGCGGCCAGGCGCTCGGCGGTGCGCAGCGCGGCCGACGTCATGATGTCGAGGTTGCCCGCGTAGGCCGGCAGGTAGTGGGCGGCGCCCTCGACCTCCAGGAACACGGACACCTTCACGGGAGTCGAGCCGGCCGGCACCAGCGCGCGCAGCGGATCGTCGGCGCCGATGTGCTCGAACTGCACCTTCTGCTTGAGGCGATAGCCCGGTACATACGCCTGGACGCGGCCGACCATGGCCTCGACCGAGGCGGCGACCGCTTCCTCGTCGCACTCCGAGACCAGGCAGTGCACGGTGTCGCGCATGATCAGCGGCGGTTCGGCGGGGTTGAGGACGATGACGGCCTTGCCCCGCCGCGCGCCGCCGACCCGCTCGATCGCGGACGCCGTGGTCTCGGTGAACTCGTCGATGTTGGCCCGGGTGCCGGGCCCCGCCGAGCGGGAGGCGATCGAGGCGACGATCTCCCCGTAGTGCACGGGCGTCACCGCGGACACCGCGGCGACGACGGGGATCGTGGCCTGGCCGCCGCAGGTCACCATGTTGACGTTCGGGCTGTCCAGGTGGGCGTCCAGGTTCACCGGCGGCACCACGTACGGGCCGAGCGCGGCCGGGGTCAGGTCGACCACCGTGCGCCCGAGGCCGCGCAGCACCTCGTCGTGGCGACGGTGGGCGCCCGCCGACGTGGCGTCGAAGACGATCCGTACGTCCGCGAACTCGTCCAGCGCCACCAGACCGTCCACGCCCTCATGGGTGGTGGCCACCTTCAGGCGGCGAGCGCGCGCGAGGCCGTCGGAGGCCGGGTCGATTCCGGCGAGCGCGGCCATCTCCAGGCTCTCGGACAACCGCAGCACCTTGATCATGAGATCCGTGCCGATGTTGCCGGAGCCGATGACGGCCACCTTGGTGCGGGCGGTCATGACGCGTCCCCCTCCGTCGCGAACTCGGCTGTCACACGGCCCAGTTGGCTGATGTGTGCCTCGAACCGGTCGCCGGGGGCCGCCACCGCCATCGGCCCGAGTGCTCCGGTCAGTACGACGTCGCCCGCCCTCAGCGGATCACCCATGCCGGCCAGCGTCGAGGCGAGCCAGGCGGCGGCGTTGAGCGGGCTGCCCAGGCAGTCGGCGCCGGTCCCCTCGGACACCGCCTCGCCACCCCGGGTCATCGTCATGCGTACGCCGCGCAGGTCCAGGCCCGTCAGCGGTACGGGCGTGCCGCCGAGCACGAACAGGCCGCTGGAGGCGTTGTCGGCGACGGTGTCGACGATGCCGATGTCCCAGTCGGCGACCCGGCTGTCCACGATCTCCAGTGCGGGCAGCGCGAAGTCCGTCGCGCGCAGCACATCGACCACCGTGCAGTCGCGGTGGGGCAGTCCGGAGCCGAGGACGAGGGCGACCTCCGCCTCGACCTTGGGCTGGAGCAGCCTTCCGGCCGCCACCGGGCTCCCCTCGGGGACCGCCATGTCGGCGAAGAGGGTCCCGAAGTCCGGCTGGTCCACGCCGAGTTGGGTCTGCACGGCGGGTGAGGTCAGGCCGATCTTGCGGCCCACGATCCGCCGCCCGGCCGCCACGGCGCGCCCGACGTTCACCCGCTGCACGGCATAGGCGGCCTCCAGGCCGGAGACGTACGTGCGGACCGGAGCGCACGGCGTGTTCGTCCGCGCGGCCTCCCGCAGTTCGTCGGCCGCCTTGACCACCTCCGCGGCGGTCATCGCGCACCGCCCGTGGTGGAGGTGACGAGCAGGGTGTCGACCCCCACGGGGCCGAGGCCGGTCGCCCCACCCGGTGTGCCCAGCGCGGTCGTCCGGCCGGGCAGCGGCTCCTCGAAGAAACGGCGGTTGTCGGCGCGGAACTCCGGCTCGGCGAGGCGGTCGACGGCGATGGCCTGTTCCGGGCAGGCCGTCTCGCAGGCGCCGCAGTCGATGCACTCCACCGGGTTGATGTAGAGCTTGCGCTCGCCCTCGTAGATGCAGTCGACCGGACATTCCTCGATACAGGACCGGTCCATGATGTCGACACAGGCCGACCCGATGACGTACGCCATGTCAGTTCTCCTTCTCCGTGGAGTGCCCGGGGAACAGGGCCGCCTCCGGATCGATGACGGTGGCCGCGTTGTTGACCGCGGTGGCGACCTCGCCGAAACCCACCGCGATCAGGCGCACCTTGCCCGGGTAGTCGGTGATGTCACCGGCGGCGAACACGCGGGGCACGCTGGTGGCCATCCGGGTGTCCACGGTGATCCGCTTCGCCTGGAGTGCCAGCCCCCAGTCCCCCAGCGGGCCGAGGTCGGCGAGGAAGCCGAGGGCGGCGACGACGGTGTGCGCCGACAGCAGCCGGGTGTCCTTGGTGGTGCGGTGCCGGACCTCGATCCGCTCCACCCGTGACGCCCCGTGCAGGGCGCTCACCTCGGAGTCGGTGATGATCTCGATGCCCAGCGCCCGTACCTTGTCCACAGTTGCCTGATGGGCCCGGAAGCGGGCCGTGCGGTGGACGAGCCGGACCGACCGGGCGATCGGGGCCAGCGTCGCCGCCCAGTCGAAGGCGCTGTCGCCGCCGCCGACGACCACGACGTCGTGGTCGGTGTGCTCGGCCGGGTCCGGCACGAAGTAGACCTGGCCGCGACCGAGGTAGCCCTCGCCCGCGGGCAGCGGTCTGGGGGTGAAGGTCCCCAGCCCGCCGGTGATCACCACCGCCCCGGCCCGCACGGCCGTTCCCTGGTCGCCGTGGACGACCGGCCGGCCGTCGGCCGCGCGGGTGAGGCGGAGTGCCCGGTGGCCAAGGAGGTAGCGGGGACCGTACGGCTGCGCCTGCGCGACCAGGTTGTCGACCAGGTCGTGGCCGCGTACCGCCGGGAAGCCCGCGATGTCGAAGATGGGCTTCTCGGGGTACATCGCGCTGATCTGGCCGCCGCACTGGGGGAGGACGTCCATGACGGTTACGCTCAGTCCGCGGAAGCCCGCGCAGTAGGCGCCGTACAGGCCCGACGGGCCGGCGCCGATGATCAGGATGTCGGTCTCGATCACCGACGACTCGTCCGGGGCGACCGGCTCATCAGTGGGAACGCTCATGAACCAGGAGCGTAAGGACGGGCGAACCGCCGCCCAACGGAACCGGTCCGCCTGACGGGACGCGGCGCTTAGCCGGGCGGCCAGGCGGTGGGAGCGTGGCGCGAACACGACGCTTCCACCGGTCCGGGAGGACGAATCACATGGATGCACTCAACGTCAGAAAAGGGCGCCTGCCGGCCGTCCTCATGGCCCTCGTCCTCTCCTCCGCGTGCACGGCGGGCGCGGTGGACTCCGCGGGCGGGCAGGCGGCGGGAAAGCCCACGGTCCGTGTCGCCCTGGGGGTCGACGCCTCGTACGCCCCGTTCTACCTGGCCGAGGAACGCGGGATGTTCGAGAAGGCGGGCGTGAACGTCGAGCTCGTGAAGACCGAAGGCGGCCCGGCGGCTACCGAGGCCGTGACGGCCGGCACCGCGCAGATCGCGGCCAACGCCGACTCCACCGCCCTCTCGCTCATGGTCGGCAGCCCCGACCTGCGGGCGCTGGGCGTCTTCCAGTCCTCCGACCGCTATCTCAAGGTCGTCCTGCGGGACGGCATCGACTCCCCGAAACAGATAAAGACCATGGCGTCGATCGCGGGGCTCGGCCTCTACGCGACCCACTCGTACCTGCGCCACAACGGCATCGACCCGAAGTCCGTGAAGATCCTGCAGAGCTCGCCGCCGGAGATCCCCGGACTGCTGGAGCAGGGCTCGATCGACGCGTACGTCCTGTTCGAGCCGTGGGCGGCGCGCGGCGACGCGGCGGGCGGACACATCGCGGGGCGCATCGGCGACTTCGGGGTGAAGTACGTGCAGTGGCTGATCGCCGACCAGAAGTGGCTCAAGGACAACGAAGAGGCCGCCGGAAAGGTCTTCAAGGTGGTGGCCGCCGCGGACAAGATCGTCACCGACGACCCGGACGCCGCGGCCAAGGCCTCCAACCAGCAGGTGAAACTCCCCGTGGAGGCCACCAAGAAGGTGCTCCCGGAGATCACCTTCGCCGCTCGCGGCATCGAGGACGCCGATGTCGTCGAGTCCCGCAAGATCATCGACTTCCTGCTGGCGCAGAAGCTGATCAAGAAGTCGCCGGACCTCGACACGGCTCTGCTGAAGGGCTGGTACGAGCAGCACGGCACGTGAGGTCGACCTGCCCTGTGACACAGGGAGCGCCGTCGTCCCGGAGCACGAAGACGTCGAGCGTCACCCGCACCCCTGAGTCACAGGGCGCCACCGTACGCACGGTGCCGCTCCAGGTGAGCGGCTCGCCGGCCACGGCGGTCGCGACATTGCGCCAGCTCACCGATTCCAGGCAGGCGTCGGGCCCGGCCCACTCCAGCGCGTACCGGGTGAGCGTTTGACCGTGCAGCGTCGACTGCACGACCACGTCGGAGAAGCCCTCGGACACGGCGAACTCGGCGTCGTAGTGGATGCGATGGGAGTTCCACGACACGGCGCTGAACCGGAACAGCTGGAGCCTGCTGTGCGTGTACCGGCGCGGTGGGCAGACATCGCCGACGGCGGCAGGGGTGTTCACGCGGTGGCTCCCTTCGGGAGGGCGGCCAGGACGACGACCGTCTCGTCCACGGCGGTCAGTTCGGTCCCGTCCGGCGCGGTGTAGCGGGTGGTGAGACCGAGGAGTACGAAGTCGCCGGACCGGCCGTGCTTCCGTTCGGCCGAGGTGACCGCACGCGACGCGGTGACCCGGGTGCCCGCGAGCGGGGCCCGGGTCAGGCGCACCGACTGCCCGCCGTGCACCTGGCGCACCGGGAGGCCCTGGGTGCAGGGTGACTCTCTGACGGCCAGGCCGTCAGGCAGCAGTTCGTCCTCGGGGGGTCCGTCCTCCCAGCTCATGGTCGCCGCGAGGAAGAGCGCCGGAGCCTCGACCGGTTGCCCGGCGGCCTCCTGGTCCCGCGCCCGCCGCAGGTAGCCGAGGTCGTCGACCGCCGCCGCGTACCGGCAGAAGTCCTTCACGGTCACCGTGCCGCAGTCCTCGTCCTCCCACCGGCCGATGAGGCCACGGGCCCGGGACAGCACGTCGTCCAGCACGCTCACAGGGCCGCCCGCAACGACCGGCCGATGCCCAGCCCCGCCGCGCGCAGCGCGCTCGCGTGGGCCGCTGCGTCCACCCGGTAGGTGGGAGCGGTGATGGACAGCGCGCCCGCCGGCGCGTCCTGATTGCCGAAGACCGGCACGGCCATGCTCATGTAGCCGAGCCGGATCTCCTCCGCCTCGGTGGCGATGCCCTGCTCCCGGATCCGCTCCAGCTGACCGCGCAGCAGACCGGGTGAGGTGATGGTGTGGCGCGTGAAGGGTTTCAGCCCGTTCCTGACCACCTCACCGAACAGGGTGGCGGCGGAGAACGCGAGGATCGCCTTGCCGGTGGCGGTGCAGTACAGCGGAAGCCGGCCCGCCACCCGGGACTCCTCGCTCAGCCCCCGGTGGGGCAGGATCTTCTCCAAGTAGACGACGTCCAGCCCGTCGTGGATCGCGAAGTGGATGGTCTCCTGCGTGGCCAGCAGCAGATCCTCCATGTACGGCTGGGCCACCTCGCGCAGGATCCGCTGCCGGTGCACCCGCTGCCCGATCTCGAACAGCCGCAGCCCGAGCCGGTAGTTGCAGCCCGCTCTCTCCAACAGCCCCCAGACGACCAGTTCCTGACAGAGCCGGTGCACGGTGGCCTTCGCCACGCCCGTACGGCGCACCAGGTCGGCGAGGGAGAGGGAGCTGTCGTCGACGGTGAACGCCTCCAGGATGGGCCGGACCTTGCCGAGGACGGAGTTCATCGGGTCGGGACAGGGGGAGGTGGAGTCGGAAGCGGGCTCGGACGGTGCTCCGGCGTGATCGATCGGGACGACGGTCATGGCAGACACCTCACGACGACTCGGAGAGATCGGAGAGAAACGCCAGGCTCAGCGGGTTGTAGAGATCGGCCTTCTCGTGCTGCGGCCAGTGCCCGCACTCGTTGAAGACCTCAAGGCGGGACCCGGGGATGGCGGCGGCGATCGCCTCGGCCTCCGGGACGTCGCCGAGCGGGTTCTTGTTGCCCCAGACCACCAGGGTCGGGGCCTTGATCCGCGCCATGCGGTCGGGGCGGAGCAGATTGCGCTCGCGGGCTTCCAACTCCTGCAACGCCAGCAGGTTGTGGAGGTTCTTCCGGAACTCCGGGTGGTGGTAGATCTCGTAGCGGACCTGCGTCAGCTCGTCGCCCAACTCCTCGTCCCACTCGGCCCACAGCAGTCGCAGCCGGTCCCGGGTGTAGGAGATCTCCTCGTTGACGGCGGCGGCCCGGGTGGAGGTCTTCAGCCGTTCCATCACCGCCGGGTTGATCTTCGTACCGCCCATGCACAGCAGTTGCAGGGAGGCGACCCGCTCCGGGTACTCGCTCGCCGCCCAGGACCCCACCCAGCCGCCCAGCGACTCGCCGACCAGGTGCGCGCGTTCGGCGCCCACCGCGTCCAGGTAGGCCATCAAGTGATCGACGTACGCCGGTATTTCACCCGGGCGGTCCGGCTTGCCGGTGTAACCGTGGCCGAGCGTGTCGATGGCGTGGCAGCGGTAGCCGGCCGAGGCGTGCGCCGGGATGTTGCGGACGAACGCCTCCAGATGGCCGGTCGTGCCGTGCAGGAAGACGACGTGCTCGCCGTCCTCGGGGCCGGCCTGCAGGGCGCGGGTGGTGACGTCGCCGGTCTCGACGTACGCGTGGCGGTAGTCGATGCCCGACAGTTCGGTCCAGATGCTCATGACTGCCCTTCCTGGGGGTGTGCGGGGTCGAGGACGGCGACAGCCATCCCGGTGAGCCACTCGGGCATCGGCTCGTACGCCAGCCGGCGGCCGGGCACGTGGTCGAGCACGGCCGACATCAGCAGCCAAGTACGCAGCTCCTGCGCCCCGTTGCCCGCGACCTTCTCCAGCTCCTCGGTGCTGTACGCGGTGATCCGCCGTATCTCGCCCCGTTCGACGAGGGACAGAAACTCGTCGTCGAACGCGGGGTTGAGGGAGGCCTCGGCGGCGCGGATGATCTCGCGGCGCCTGATGTCGTAGTCCTGCCAGTTCTCCCGGCCGTTCAGCCAGGCGCCGACCATGAACTCCTCGTCGTCGCCGTGCGGTTCACGCCAGTCCGGCCAGGGCAGCCGGTGCGAGAGCCCGCCGGAGCCGACCACCGCGACCCGGCGGTCACCCGGGAAGGCCAGTACGGCGTCCCGGATCGCCCGGCCCAGCCGCTCGCAGCGGTCGAGAGTGGGCAGGGGAGGGGCGAAGACGTTCACGACGATCGGTACGAGGTCCACGTCCAGGCCGTCGAGGAGGTACTGGACGGCGTGCGACTGGCCGTGGTCGATCTGCAGGCGGGCGGAGAAGGCCGGGTCGAAACCGCCTTCCTCGACAAGGGAGTTGGCGAGGTGCCGGGCGAGCGGGATGTCGACCGGCTGCGGGCCCTTCGGAGTACCGGACTCGCCGCTGGCCACGCACTCGCCGACGCCGATGGTGAAGCTGGGGATCAGGTCGAGCCAGAAGCCGCGGAAGTGGTTGGAGCCGACCAGGATCACCGTGTCGGGGCGGGCCGCGGCGAGTGCCTCGCGCGCCTCGGCGAGCGCGTCCCGGAACCGCTCGGCACGGTCCTTGTGGAAGGTCTCCTCCCAGTGGGTGTTCATCAGCGTGCTGTGCGACGCGCCCACACCCAGGACGATCTCGGTCATGCCGGTTCTCCTTCGGACCCCGGTTCCAGTTCGGCGCGGGAGCGGGTGACGGTGTCGACGGCCGTACGGACCAGATGGCGCGTGAGCCGCTCCATGGCCCGTACGGAGACGGTGTTCATGCCGCGGGCGAAGTCGATGTCGAACGGTGTCTCCGCCTCGCTCACCTTCGGCATGCCGACACGGACCGTGGGGACGCCGCGCCCGCGCAGAATGTTGGCGTCGGTGGCGCCGCTGTTGCCGCGGATCGCTTCGTGTTCGCGGCCCTCGAACGCCTCCCAGGCGGCCGTGGCGCTGCGGGTGATCCAGTTGTCCGGCGCCGTGCGGGTCCCGGGGATGGCCAGGACCATCTCGGCCGTGACGTCGAGCCCGGGCAGCTTGTCGCGGATCGCGTCGAGCGCGGCGGCGAACTCCCGCTTGGCGCGTATCGGCGCGGT
This region includes:
- a CDS encoding acyl dehydratase; its protein translation is MNTPAAVGDVCPPRRYTHSRLQLFRFSAVSWNSHRIHYDAEFAVSEGFSDVVVQSTLHGQTLTRYALEWAGPDACLESVSWRNVATAVAGEPLTWSGTVRTVAPCDSGVRVTLDVFVLRDDGAPCVTGQVDLTCRAARTSPSAEPCRGPATS
- a CDS encoding catechol 1,2-dioxygenase — protein: MTEIVLGVGASHSTLMNTHWEETFHKDRAERFRDALAEAREALAAARPDTVILVGSNHFRGFWLDLIPSFTIGVGECVASGESGTPKGPQPVDIPLARHLANSLVEEGGFDPAFSARLQIDHGQSHAVQYLLDGLDVDLVPIVVNVFAPPLPTLDRCERLGRAIRDAVLAFPGDRRVAVVGSGGLSHRLPWPDWREPHGDDEEFMVGAWLNGRENWQDYDIRRREIIRAAEASLNPAFDDEFLSLVERGEIRRITAYSTEELEKVAGNGAQELRTWLLMSAVLDHVPGRRLAYEPMPEWLTGMAVAVLDPAHPQEGQS
- a CDS encoding MaoC family dehydratase N-terminal domain-containing protein; this encodes MSVLDDVLSRARGLIGRWEDEDCGTVTVKDFCRYAAAVDDLGYLRRARDQEAAGQPVEAPALFLAATMSWEDGPPEDELLPDGLAVRESPCTQGLPVRQVHGGQSVRLTRAPLAGTRVTASRAVTSAERKHGRSGDFVLLGLTTRYTAPDGTELTAVDETVVVLAALPKGATA
- a CDS encoding IclR family transcriptional regulator — its product is MTVVPIDHAGAPSEPASDSTSPCPDPMNSVLGKVRPILEAFTVDDSSLSLADLVRRTGVAKATVHRLCQELVVWGLLERAGCNYRLGLRLFEIGQRVHRQRILREVAQPYMEDLLLATQETIHFAIHDGLDVVYLEKILPHRGLSEESRVAGRLPLYCTATGKAILAFSAATLFGEVVRNGLKPFTRHTITSPGLLRGQLERIREQGIATEAEEIRLGYMSMAVPVFGNQDAPAGALSITAPTYRVDAAAHASALRAAGLGIGRSLRAAL
- a CDS encoding ABC transporter substrate-binding protein, giving the protein MDALNVRKGRLPAVLMALVLSSACTAGAVDSAGGQAAGKPTVRVALGVDASYAPFYLAEERGMFEKAGVNVELVKTEGGPAATEAVTAGTAQIAANADSTALSLMVGSPDLRALGVFQSSDRYLKVVLRDGIDSPKQIKTMASIAGLGLYATHSYLRHNGIDPKSVKILQSSPPEIPGLLEQGSIDAYVLFEPWAARGDAAGGHIAGRIGDFGVKYVQWLIADQKWLKDNEEAAGKVFKVVAAADKIVTDDPDAAAKASNQQVKLPVEATKKVLPEITFAARGIEDADVVESRKIIDFLLAQKLIKKSPDLDTALLKGWYEQHGT
- a CDS encoding alpha/beta fold hydrolase, whose translation is MSIWTELSGIDYRHAYVETGDVTTRALQAGPEDGEHVVFLHGTTGHLEAFVRNIPAHASAGYRCHAIDTLGHGYTGKPDRPGEIPAYVDHLMAYLDAVGAERAHLVGESLGGWVGSWAASEYPERVASLQLLCMGGTKINPAVMERLKTSTRAAAVNEEISYTRDRLRLLWAEWDEELGDELTQVRYEIYHHPEFRKNLHNLLALQELEARERNLLRPDRMARIKAPTLVVWGNKNPLGDVPEAEAIAAAIPGSRLEVFNECGHWPQHEKADLYNPLSLAFLSDLSESS